One window of the Vigna radiata var. radiata cultivar VC1973A chromosome 1, Vradiata_ver6, whole genome shotgun sequence genome contains the following:
- the LOC106771470 gene encoding uncharacterized protein LOC106771470, producing the protein MIRSSAVALPILFLIVSSLGSPIETRKSGRSSVFSLFNLKERSRFWSEDVIHNDFDDLKFSSHGKSSSFNYTNAGNIANYLKLQEVDSIHLPVPVNFIFIGFEGKGSHEFKLLPEEIERWFTKIDHIFEHTRIRHEEVLTPFYKSNIDKMRWHHLPVVSHINYNFSVHAIEMGEKVTSIIEHAINVFGRKEDPVGSRDNNGGSWQVDVDMLDGLLSSLVEYLQLDNAYNIFILNPKRDERKSKYGYRRGLSEPEINLLKENKSLQMKLLQAENIPENLLALTKIQRPLYVKHPMMKFSWTRTEDADVMEWHNIWLNALDNFRRLYQGKDIVEIIEVKALQLLKGKDQDLKLQLEKVLKSADYSDFQAECLTDTWIGKDRWAFIDLSAGPFSWGPAVGGEGVRTEASLPSVEKTIGSASEISEEEAEDRLQDTIQEKFAVFGDKEHQAIDILLAEIDIYELFAFKHCKGRKVKLALCEELDERMRDLRNELQSFEGKEYDESHKKKAIEALKRMESWNLFSDTNEEFQNYTVARDSFLAHLGAMLWGSMRHIVSPSVADGAFHYYEKISFQLFFVTQEKVKHIKQLPVDMNAIKGSLSSLTVPSQKAMFSQHMLPLSEDPALAMAFAVARRAAAVPLLLINGTYRKTVRTYLDSSILQYQLQRLNKHGSLKGRHAHSRSVLEVPIFWFIYSEPLLLDKYFQAKALSDMIIVVQSESSSWESHLHCNGHSLLLDLRQPIKAAVAATAEHLAGLLPLHLVYGQAHETAIEDWLWSVGCNPFSITSQGWHISQFQSDSIARSYVITSLEESIQLVNSAIHLLLMERTTEKTFRIFQSQELELANKYSYVVSLWKRVSTVTGELRYVDALRLLNTLEDASKRFVGQVNATLSLLHPINCTRERKIHMVFDMTTIPAFLIVLGCLYMVLRPRRPKPKIN; encoded by the exons TTCTTAATAGTCAGTTCACTTGGATCTCCTATTGAAACTCGCAAAAGTGGCAGATCATCTGTATTCTCACTGTTTAACCTCAAAGAAAGGAGTCGCTTTTGGAGCGAGGATGTTATACACAATG ATTTTGATGATTTGAAGTTTTCAAGCCATGGAAAATCAAGCTCATTTAATTATACCAATGCAG GTAACATTGCTAATTATCTAAAGCTTCAGGAAGTTGATTCCATCCACCTCCCAGTTCCtgtgaattttatatttataggatTTGAAGGGAAGGGCAGCCATG aattcaAGCTTCTTCCAGAAGAAATTGAGCGTTGGTTTACCAAAATTGATCATATCTTTGAACACACTCGGATTCGACATGAAGAAGTTCTTACTCCATTTTACAAAAGCAACATCGATAAAATGCGATGGCACCACCTTCCTGTTGTCAGTCACATAAATTACAA CTTTTCTGTTCATGCTATTGAAATGGGAGAGAAGGTTACTTCCATAATTGAGCATGCCATAAATGTGTTTGGCCGGAAGGAGGATCCAGTTGGCAGCag GGACAACAATGGTGGTAGTTGGCAAGTAGACGTGGACATGTTGGATGGCCTTTTATCTAGCCTAGTTGAATACCTTCAGCTTGATAATgcatacaatatttttattttaaatcccAAGCGTGATGAGAGGAAATCTAAATATGGGTATCG GAGAGGTTTATCTGAGCCCGAAATAAACTTGCTAAAGGAG AATAAGAGTTTGCAAATGAAGCTTCTTCAGGCAGAAAACATTCCTGAAAATCTTCTTG CTCTTACTAAGATTCAGCGACCATTGTATGTAAAGCATCCAATGATGAAATTTTCTTGGACAAGAACCGAGGATGCTGATGTT ATGGAATGGCATAATATTTGGCTAAATGCACTGGATAATTTTCGGAGGTTATATCAAGGGAAAGACATAGTTGAGATCATTGAGGTCAAAGCTTTACAG TTACTAAAAGGGAAGGATCAAGACCTGAAGCTCCAAttagaaaaagtattaaaatctGCAGACTACAGTGATTTTCAAGCAGAATGTCTCACTGATACATGGATTGGAAAAGACAG ATGGgcatttattgatttaagtgcAGGTCCTTTTTCATGGGGACCTGCTGTTGGGGGAGAAGGTGTGCGTACAGAAGCAAGTTTACCAAGTGTGGAAAAAACAATTGGTTCAGCTTCAG AAATTTCGGAAGAAGAAGCAGAAGATCGATTGCAAGATACTATTCAGGAGAAATTTGCTGTATTTGGTGAT AAGGAACACCAGGCCATTGATATTCTTTTAGCTGAGATTGATATATATGAGCTTTTTGCTTTTAAGCATTGCAAAGGAAGGAAAGTTAAGCTTGCTCTTTGTGAAG AACTTGATGAAAGGATGCGGGATTTGAGAAATGAGCTACAGTCATTTGAAGGTAAAGAATATGATGAAAGTCATAAGAAAAAGGCCATAGAAGCTTTGAAACGGATGGAGAGCTGGAATCTATTCAGTGACACGAATGAG GAGTTCCAAAATTACACGGTTGCACGTGATTCTTTTCTTGCACATCTAGGTGCAATGCTGTGGGGATCTATGAGACATATTGTGTCACCTTCGGTTGCTGATGGTGCCTTCCATTATTATGAGAAGATATCCTTTCAGTTGTTTTTCGTTACACAGGAG aaagTTAAGCACATAAAACAGCTTCCTGTGGATATGAATGCTATAAAGGGGAGCCTTTCCTCATTGACAGTTCCTTCTCAGAAAGCAATGTTCAGTCAGCACAT GTTGCCACTGTCGGAGGATCCTGCCTTAGCAATGGCCTTTGCAGTTGCACGACGAGCAGCTGCTGTACCTTTACTGCTTATCAATGGAACCTACCGAAAGACAGTTCGAACATATCTTGATTCTTCTATTCTGCAATATCAATTGCAAAGGCTGAATAAACATGGTTCTCTTAAAG GTAGGCATGCACATTCCAGGTCTGTGCTTGAGGTTCCAATCTTTTGGTTCATCTACAGTGAACCACTTTTACTAGACAAATATTTTCAGGCAAAAGCTCTCTCTGACATGATTATTGTCGTTCAGTCTGAGTCCTCCTCGTGGGAAAGCCATCTACATTGTAATGGGCATTCACTTCTACTGGACTTGAG GCAGCCTATAAAAGCTGCAGTTGCTGCCACTGCTGAGCATCTTGCTGGTTTGCTTCCCCTTCATCTTGTCTATGGTCAGGCCCATGAGACCGCTATTGAG GACTGGTTATGGTCAGTAGGATGCAACCCTTTCTCCATTACATCACAAGGTTGGCACATTTCACAGTTCCAGTCTGATTCAATTGCTAGAAGCTATGTCATCACGTCCCTCGAAGAATCAATACAACTGGTTAATTCTGCCATTCATCTTCTGCTAATGGAACGTACTA CTGAAAAAACGTTCAGGATCTTCCAGTCCCAAGAGCTTGAGCTTGCAAACAAGTATAGTTATGTTGTTAGCCTTTGGAAAAGG GTATCAACTGTCACTGGAGAATTGCGTTATGTTGATGCATTGAGGCTACTAAACACGTTGGAGGATGCATCCAAAAG GTTTGTTGGTCAAGTCAATGCGACCCTTTCCCTTCTTCATCCAATTAACTGcacaagagagagaaaaatacaTATGGTGTTTGATATGACAACTATACCAGCTTTCTTGATTGTTCTAGGGTGCCTTTATATGGTACTGAGACCAAGGCGACCAAAACCAAAGATTAACTGA